ggtttagggattatggtttatggtttattgTTTAAGAGTTGGgatttaagggttaagggttaaggatttagggttatgttttatgatttatggtttagggataagggtttagggtttagattaattagtgtttttaatttatatattaaataatttcttatataattgtaaagagataatattaattttaatatattaaaattatgattatagtttaaattatttaagggATAATcgataaactttatatatattaaatggtttaggatttaaggtttacttgagatttgttaaatgatgaaattttatacaatcaattaatgcttttatatttaaaaatatttaatctaaaccatttgatatatttaaatattagatttaaaaaaacattgataaataaataaataaaagtaatgatTCATATggataggtaactatctattttggataggaccaaattataacaaataaaaatgaaatacaaaaactaaaaattataattttatctaattcttttaaatattacttaaaattttaaaaaaatatttatttaaaatttatatgaaagataaaataatttaatataaaaaattgtaaaaatgctgaactttagcggcgtttatgaaaAAACACCgtaaaaggtaagcaatagcggcgtttttgttgaaaacgccgcaaaaaaagTTGagcaatagtggcgtttttgttccaagcgccgctaaaagtcgagcaatagtggcatttttgtttcaaacgccacaaatatttatttgcaaaacggcgccgttttgtaattatattttttaaatgaaaatctttcttttttttccccttctttttcccaaaatcgATCCCCCCAATTTCCCCAAATCGGCAGCCCTCTGCAGCCCATACTCTctaattttgttctttcttcttcctaattttttattttctcggTTGTGGCGgtggttttatttttgaacGATTCCACGATTTCACGATTTCacgattttttatttgggtttttatttgtCGAGAACTTTCTTTGGTTTCTCCGTTAAAAATTGttcatcttctctttttttttttttaccctttTCATTTGCATCGTATCCATTTGTCTATCATCATGCACCTATTTTCCATCTTAGCTAAGGCGGTAAGTTCTTATACATTTgatctttctttttcctcatttCGATTTTGGTTAAATAGGAAGTGTAGGAAAAAGGTAGCTGAAAGTTCTGGGTTTTGCTtggttgattttctttttgtttcacaTTTTCCTACTGACAAAACAAAGGGTAAAGATAGAATGTTATTTTCCAGTATCTATGAGGATTTGCATATACAATTTACTTaagtatttttcttcttcttcttcttcttatttagGGTGAGATGGCGGTTTTTTTTGGGTggaaatttgagtttgaatacTGTATTTTCGATTTTTAAAGTTTCTTTTAGTAGTGTAAATCTGCAATTCGTTGTGATGTTTGGATCGGGATCGGGGATGAATTTCATGTTTGCTTCAATATCTTGCAGATTTGGGATGTTCTTTCAATCAAAGAAGTGATAGATATTATAGAATCTGCCCCAGCTTGTTCGTCTGCTGCTCGAACCTTGGTTCAAACAGCAGTTCGAGCATGGAGATACAAATATCCGACTTCAAAAGTTGATGACTGTGCTGTTGTAATAATAAGGTTTTCTGTTGCAACGCATGAATTATGAAAGGCAGAGAAAGATGAGAAAATTATGACTGTGATGTGATGTTGTATTAGTTAAAAAATGGGATTTCTTGGAAATTTTCTAGTTAAGTGGCATCTTGATTGCATCTTGTGATTTTGGTTAGAGTTTGctagaattttggtttagtgTCGTGTGGAAATATTAATCCAACATAGTACTCTCTGAGTCTGTCTTACATGAAACTTAAAagatgagaaaagaaaagaaaagaaactctTAATTATTGCTGTTGTTCTCGAGTAACAACAATTATTTCTATTGTTCTTGATTAGCAAAAAAAGGTGGTTAATGATCTGAATTTATGTTTCCGAACTACTAAAATGGATgaagaaatagaagaaaatataaattctagGTTTAAGAGCTAAAGGTCCTTGAATATCCGGAGTTGATTGCTTCACGTAATCTATATCTTTACTTGCTGTAtagtttctaaattttaaactcCTGGTATGATGGTGGACTCTGTTTAAATAGTATATGATTTATTGTAGAACAAATTAAGACCAGattaacatcaaaatttatgtaatgtCAGCTTAAATATTCAGCAGACTTCTAAAATTGAACTAAAGTTCGGTAAAAATGGGATCTACCTTCTACCtacaaacataaaattactattGTTCAATTAGTAGAAGTATGCAAGTTTCAGAAAATTCGTCGTCTATGGACATATGCTAAATTAAAGGCTTCAGCATTTTATCTTCCTTTTCTACCTTGTTTTAAGATTCTTTGTTGCACTTAACGGCATGAAATGTTGCATTAGTAATTGTCATTGTTCATGGGTTAGAAAGACAAGTGCAAAAATAGgctttgaaaagttttaaactATGATACAAATATGATTAggtttatatgcatataaatagCATTCAAATAGGCTTCAGAAGAACAAATATCAAAAGTCTTAACAAAGGTTGCAATGTCTCTGCTGATTGTTCTGTGGTGGATTATATGATAGGAAGTTGAAGACAGTTGcatatgtttaatatttgaatACTCCTTTTTCATCGAAGATGTTAGTATCTtgatttctgttttctttttctaatatttCATTGTTATCTATTACAGGATCAGATGCAATGGGTTGCATGGAAGAGGCTTTTAGCTTTTGAGAAGTAAGTCGCACAACATTTCTTCCCCACCcccttttttatgatttaaatttcagCCATGGTAGAAGGTTTATCGAATTGGGCACTACCACTCTAggaatttactattttttaattaagaaaatatgatcTCTTGATTTATGGTACAAGACAtggtttcttaattttaatttcattgtttttggATATTGACATTTTTGGTTCTAATGAGTATAAATATCATATGAACTGGAATAAGTTGAGTAGTTACGTGGACTGCCATCAATATGCCCAACTCTAATATGCCATCAATATTGTTTTTCGTGTTCCAATGTTTGGAAGCCGAGTATTGGATTATAgcttgatttttataaattatatgacAAAATAATGTTTCTGGTGCATATTTTGTATCTCAAGCACTTTGGTGTGAAGTGCATTCATACAATAAGATTTCAGTTTAAATCCGAATGcaattgtttattattgttaacGGATATGTCTTGTTTTTCCGTGAACAGCATGGGAGCTTTTCTTCTTAGTGTGGGAACTAAAGGTATATAAATAGATTTCTGCCGTTCATAGCTCCGTTGATTGGTGTAGTTTCTCGTTCTATCTGCTAAACTTGCATATTCCTTTGTTCTCTTCAAAACTTTAGGAAAACGATATAGTTTACCTAATTCACGGGTAATGATACATCAGCATCTTGGTGGAGCTGAAGGAGGTCAAACTGATATTGATGTTCAAGTATTATGCTTTTTTTCTCAACCAGCCTTGTGTTTAAAATTTGTACTTCCTTCCTTACCCTCTGTATGAATATTAAACATGATTCTCAGGCAAATGAAATGCTGCATCATAAGGCtgacttaaatttaaacattttcctGACACATTGCATTATTGTTGAAGTCAgcatgttttgttttgttttgtttttgccATTACAGTTGCTGTAGTTATGTAAAGAGAATGGGGCCTGCCAATAATAATGAGCATGTAGGCACTAAATCTGCAGTTCAAATTCGAAGCCATGCTCAAAAGTTTTTCTCTAAGTCTTATTGCTTTGAGTTCATTACAAGATTTCCTTGATTAATTAgatgtattatatcttttattaccaagatttacttgattaagaaaaagcattgtattttttattaccttgcaatGTGTATAGTCATAGGCAGGTTCAACTAGTCAGTCTgtttctcatatgtattatttattttaattttgattctaaattttttactttaatatttatgacaacttgagttttaacttttggattttaattgtgttattaatttattattttaaattttaaaactaaattcattaatttttatatttagttttaaagttaaaattttcattgaaaatttaatttaaataatatttttatttatccttaaaagtatatttaaagttcaaatttaaaaataaaacataatataatatttatcataaaaataaatattatttgattaaaataatttttttaaatgttatgtttttagtgTCGTTTTTGGgagaagcgtcgctaaaggtcctgatctttagcggcgtttgtgggaaaagcgccgctaaaggtcttgatctttagcggcgcttttttcgaaaacgccgctaaaggtcctgattTATAGTCCTAgcctatagcggcgtttgtggaaaagcaccgctaaaggtcctgacctatagcggcgtttgtggggaaagcaccgctaaaggtcatgatctatagcggcgtttatttttaaaaacgccgcaaacaTTTGTGGCGTTGACAacagcggcattttttgcggcgcttttaaaagcgccgcaaatacttttaacGGCgctaaacgccgctaaaaacctattttggtgtagtgatgcCGATGTTTTATACAAGGCTCTATGTTCTATAAATCTTATGAGAGCAAtagtaaaagcaaataaatgtgTTAAGAAAGCTAAATTATTCAGGTATGTGATAGCCATTTGCTTAATTGGTgacaaggtaagttgattattttaagttgataatagtttcaaatgaaatatagaGTATGAGTTAACCATTTGAGTATAAGCATGTtttggcataatgatttattgaatattcggctttactaaatatttatgtgtatttggccaTATGGTTTGTTTATATGGAAATACAATGTGATCTTTATTCAAGTGTTATATGGTACAAAATATTAggatatttgttttatttaatttaatgatggaataagtattaatatatatatatatgaatttttgcttatgacttattaagctttaatagcttaatgtgtgtttgtatttgtttacctctattttatagattttggagtcgcgttacgagctcggggatcgtcagcatagtctatcacactatcgaccgtctttggtattttataaattctgaATTCgaacctatggcatgtatagtctagttaatatgtttaattttgggatATGTGAATATGAGCCTTGCGAAAATGGCTTACTCATTTTGGTTAAGCTTGGTTTTATCTTTTTGATCTATTTGGTATAAATAGATGATGTTTAAGCTTATGCAAATTTCGGTTATATATATGGAAGTGTGATGTGTTTAGCATATTTGTTAATAGTTgtataaattagttatatttaagcctatttgaaaataatatgtgtattatatgtatatgatgtATTGTGTATATGCTGCccatttgttatatatatac
This genomic window from Gossypium raimondii isolate GPD5lz chromosome 10, ASM2569854v1, whole genome shotgun sequence contains:
- the LOC105776815 gene encoding ATP-dependent Clp protease proteolytic subunit 5, chloroplastic-like isoform X1, which codes for MHLFSILAKADQMQWVAWKRLLAFENMGAFLLSVGTKGKRYSLPNSRVMIHQHLGGAEGGQTDIDVQILESRYELGDRQHSLSHYRPSLVFYKF
- the LOC105776815 gene encoding ATP-dependent Clp protease proteolytic subunit 5, chloroplastic-like isoform X2, translating into MGFLGNFLDQMQWVAWKRLLAFENMGAFLLSVGTKGKRYSLPNSRVMIHQHLGGAEGGQTDIDVQILESRYELGDRQHSLSHYRPSLVFYKF
- the LOC105776815 gene encoding ATP-dependent Clp protease proteolytic subunit 5, chloroplastic-like isoform X3, whose product is MQWVAWKRLLAFENMGAFLLSVGTKGKRYSLPNSRVMIHQHLGGAEGGQTDIDVQILESRYELGDRQHSLSHYRPSLVFYKF